In the Acidimicrobiales bacterium genome, GGATGGCCGCCAGCTTCGCCTCGCCGATGCCGCGCACCTCGAGCAGCTCCTGCACCTGAGCGAAGCGGCCGTGCTCCTTGCGGTAGTCGAGGATCGCCTGGGCTGTCGCAGGACCGACCCCCGGAAGCGCGTCGAGCTGATCGAGGGTCGCGGTGTTCAGGTCGACCGGGCCGCTGGTCGCTCCCTCCCCGGACGTCCCGCCGCCGGCGACGACACCAGGCACCGCCTGGCCCCGGCGGGGGATGTACACCCGCTCGCCGTCCGTGACCTTGGCTGCGAGGTTCACCTGGTCGAGGTCGGCGTCCGACGCCGGACCTCCGGCGGCGTCGAGCACGTCGGCCACCCGGCCACCGGCGCGCACCTTGTAGACACCGGGTCGGGCAACGGCCCCGGCGGCGTGGACGAGGGCGCTCGGCTCGGAGTCGGCGCCATCCGCCGGTGATGCGCCTCCCCCCGCTGGGCTGGCTCCCTGCCCGGCGGGCGTGGCGCGCTCGGCAGTTGCTCGTGTGCCGGCGGTGGGGATGGAGGAGTCGGCGCGCGGCAGGGTCAGCTCAGGTGCCGCCGGTGCGCCGCGGAACGCCACTACGGCGACGGCGACGAACACGGCCAGGCCCCCGGCGGCCAGCGCGGCGGCGAGGACCCGCGGCGAACGGGCGAGCGCGGCAGCAGCGAGCGGCGTGGCGGCGAACCGCTCCCACCTGGACACAGGCGTGTCGGGCACGGGGCAACCCCAGGGACGAGAACACGTCGACCGGGGGAAGCGGCAGGGCCGAGGCTACTCCCCACCACCCCACGGCGAAAAGGCCCGAGCCGCGACCGCCCGTTCCGACGTCCGCTCCGGAGGAGCCAAAGCCCGGCCGGGCCGCTCGGCTAGAAGAGGCGAGCGGTGAGGGCCTTGCGGTACTGAGCGGTCCGCGAGTCGGCGGGACCGAGGACCTCCAGGAGGTCGAGGAACCGCTGGCGGGCCGCCTCGTCGTCCTTCACCCGATCGAGCAGCGAGTCGAGCTCGGCCACGGGATCAGTCGGCGACTCGGCACCCACGCGTGCGAGGGCGGCGACCCGCCGCACCTCCGCCGTCTCGGGCACTCGGGCCAGGAGGGCGAGCGCCTCCTCGCCTTCGCCCTGCCGGGCCAGCAGCTCGGCCAGGCCCAGGACGGCGACCGGGTGGTCGGCCTCGACGTCGAGCGCGGCCCGAAGCGAGGCCTCGTCGCCCTTCTCGGCCAGCAGGTCCACGTCGCGCCTGGCCGGCGCCAGTGCCTCGACGAACAGGCGCACCTGCGACTCCGGGACGGCGCCGATGAACTGGTCGACGACCTGCCCGTCCTTCACCGCGAAGACCGCTGGGATGGACTGCACCCGGAACTGCCCGGCCACGCCGGGGTTGGCGTCGATGTCGACCTTCGCCAGCTCGACCTTGCCGCCGGTCTCGCCGACGACCCGTTCCAGGATCGGGCCGAGGGTGAGGCACGGTCCGCACCACGAGGCCCACAGGTCCACCACCACGGGAACCTGGGCTGACCGCTGGATGACATCGCGCTCGAACGTGGCATCGGTGACATCGGCCATGGACCCATGCTACGGGCTGGTCGCGGCATTCCGGTCCCCGTCGGGCGTCGGACGACCCTGCCGCTTCTCGCGAGGCACCGCGTCGCAGGTCTACGGTGCCACCGTGGACGGCGCGTACACCCGGCAGAGCGACGTGACCCTCGACGCACCGGTCCTCGTCCTCGGCATGGAGGGCTGGATCGACGCCGGGCTCGGCGCAGGGGCGGCCATGGCCCACCTGCTGTCCTCCACGCCCACCGAGGTGGTCGCCATCTTCGACACCGACCGCTTCCTCGACTTCCGCGACCGGCGCCCGGTGGTGCGCATCGCCGACGGGCTCACCGAGGGCGTCTCATGGCCCATGATCGAGCTGCGGGCCGGGAAGGACCGGAACGGCCGCGACATCCTCCTGCTCGTCGGGCCCGAGCCCGACATGGCCTGGCACGCCTTCGTGTCCTCGGTCGTGCAGTTGTGCACCGACCTCGGCGTGCGCATGGTCATCGCCCTGGGCGCGTTCCCGTTGTCCGTCCCCCACACCCGGCCCGTCCGCCTGGCGGCGACGGCCACCTCGAGCGACCTGGCCGAGAAGGTCGGCGTCGTGCGCGGCAGCCACACCGTCCCCGCCGGGATCCATGCCGCCCTCCAGGAGGGCTTCGGGGCAGCCGGGATTCCCGCCGCAGGTCTGTGGGCACGGGTCCCCCACTACGCGGCCGCCATGCCCTATCCCGCCGCCAGCGCCGCCCTCATCGACGGGCTGGCATCGCTCGCCGGACTCGATCTCGACGCCTCCGACCTGCACTCCGCCGCCGCCCTGGCCTCGGCCCGCATCGACGAGCTCATCGCCGCCAGCGCCGAGCACCGGGACATGGTGCGGCAGCTCGAGGCGGCAGTCGACGCCGAGCAGGCACCCACCCCGTTCGACCCGACCGAGATCCCGTCGGGCGACGAGATCGCGGCCGAGCTCGAGCGCTTCCTCAGAGGCGAGACGGGGAACAACCCGTGACGGTGTCCGGCCGAGCCGCTGGAGAGGAGCCCAGACGACTTCGCGCCGCCGCGTCGGAGGCTCCTGGGTCTGCGACGGGCCCAGGCTGCGGCGCAGACCCCGTCCTGGTGGTGGACGACGACCCGAGCGTCCGCATGCTCCTGTCGATCACGCTCACCGATGCCGGGCTGGCGGTGGAAGAGGCGGCGTCCGGAGGCGAGGCCCTCGACCTCGTGCGCCGGCGGTCGTACTCCGTCGTTCTCCTCGACAACAACATGCCCGGGATGACGGGCATGTCGGTGCTCACCCGGCTCCGATCGGAGGAGTCCACGCGCACGCTGCCCGTGCTGATCGTGACCGCCGAGGAGGACGTCGCGGCCCGGGTGAACGGGCTCCAGCAGGGCGCCGACGACTACATCATCAAGCCGTTCCACCCCGCCGA is a window encoding:
- a CDS encoding tetratricopeptide repeat protein produces the protein MADVTDATFERDVIQRSAQVPVVVDLWASWCGPCLTLGPILERVVGETGGKVELAKVDIDANPGVAGQFRVQSIPAVFAVKDGQVVDQFIGAVPESQVRLFVEALAPARRDVDLLAEKGDEASLRAALDVEADHPVAVLGLAELLARQGEGEEALALLARVPETAEVRRVAALARVGAESPTDPVAELDSLLDRVKDDEAARQRFLDLLEVLGPADSRTAQYRKALTARLF
- a CDS encoding PAC2 family protein, whose translation is MDGAYTRQSDVTLDAPVLVLGMEGWIDAGLGAGAAMAHLLSSTPTEVVAIFDTDRFLDFRDRRPVVRIADGLTEGVSWPMIELRAGKDRNGRDILLLVGPEPDMAWHAFVSSVVQLCTDLGVRMVIALGAFPLSVPHTRPVRLAATATSSDLAEKVGVVRGSHTVPAGIHAALQEGFGAAGIPAAGLWARVPHYAAAMPYPAASAALIDGLASLAGLDLDASDLHSAAALASARIDELIAASAEHRDMVRQLEAAVDAEQAPTPFDPTEIPSGDEIAAELERFLRGETGNNP
- a CDS encoding helix-hairpin-helix domain-containing protein, which codes for MPDTPVSRWERFAATPLAAAALARSPRVLAAALAAGGLAVFVAVAVVAFRGAPAAPELTLPRADSSIPTAGTRATAERATPAGQGASPAGGGASPADGADSEPSALVHAAGAVARPGVYKVRAGGRVADVLDAAGGPASDADLDQVNLAAKVTDGERVYIPRRGQAVPGVVAGGGTSGEGATSGPVDLNTATLDQLDALPGVGPATAQAILDYRKEHGRFAQVQELLEVRGIGEAKLAAIRSRVRV